In Panicum virgatum strain AP13 chromosome 5K, P.virgatum_v5, whole genome shotgun sequence, the genomic window catgttatacttattttgTTCTCAtacatcacctatttcgttctcatttgcgTATGTGTGTGAATTGCTAgcttatacttttcatattcatgttCTTTACTAATTGTTTTTATTTGTATGCATATCTAAAACACATCTAATGGTGGCACTGCAATTTTGttggggagcctgccgcccccctgccgggcggcaggccccctgccgcccggcaggggggcggcaggctcccgccaagggccACCgcgcaaataaattttttttacatataaGTCTCTGCCGCCCCCTGGCGGGCGgcaggggtacaaaactgtaaattatgaaattgaaaatatatttctgtaaaaaaatgttttcgaaaaatataaaaataaaaaagacgtcCGATGCGAGTGTGACGTGATCACGGGAGCCACGTTTGAGTCTTCCACACAGGAAAGCAACAAACCAACAACTGAGTCCGTCATTGCATCGATCCAAATCCAATCCAACACCGCGATCGTGTGTCGTCAGTTAACCAAACCGGTGGTAACCGGTCTGGTCCGGCCCGATTTCGGTTTGGGTCGGTaccaaaccggtccaaatttaaaattcgaatttacttcaaggtgcgacgaatctaattgtgtcaatttttcttaaaaattcgTCCATTTAGTATAATTTGCGGGCAtatgaagttaaataaaaaaattgggccggcccattaaagcCCACCGCATATGGCGACCGataaaccagtcaaaccggctggtaaaccggtcaaaccggaaaACCACTTTTAAACCGTCGATTTTTTGGTTAAAACACcagtaaccggtcagaccggaccggTAAGccgatcaaaccggccggtataccggtcggaaccggttacacatgtcattttgaatttggatttgaattcaattagtttcCACCgatttccggtcaaaccggtccggtaaactaCTACCGAAGGACgacggtttgaccggaccggtcaaTTTTGTAAACCCTGGTCTCCCCAAAGTCGTCGATCGACCACCGTCCACCACCATGTCGAgcggcaccgcgccgccgcacgtCGTGGAGAACCTGCACGGCGTCCTCCAGCTCTTCAGCGACGGCTCCGTCGTTCGCGGCGACGAGTCCGCCATCATGCCGGCGGGGCGGTTCCCGGACGTCCCGGGCGTCCAGTGGAAGGACGTCGTGTACGACGCGACGCGCGGCCTCAGGGCGCGCGTGTACCGGCcgcctgcggccgccgccggcgaaggcCGCAAGCTCCCCGTGCTCGTCTACTTCCACGGAGGCGGCTACTGCCTCCGCGAGTACGACCAGCCCATGTTCCACTCCTGCTGccagcgcctcgccgccgagctccccGCCGTGGTGCTCTCCGCCCAGTACCGCCGGGCGCCGGAGCACCGCCTCCCCGCGGCGGTCGAGGACAGCGCGGCGTTCCTGTCCTGGCTGCGCGCCCAGGGCGCTcccggcgctgccgccgccgagccgtgGCTCGCGGAATCCGCCGACTTCGCGCGGACGTTCGGGACCGGCGTGTCGGCCGGCGCCAACCTGGCCCACCACGCCGTCGTCCGGGTCGCCTCGGGGCAGCTCGTGCTCGGCCCGGCGCGCGTCGCCGGGTACGTCCTCTTCTCCGCCTTCTTCGGCAGCGTCGAGCGCGTGGCGTCGGAGGCCGCTCCCCCGCCGGAGGTGTCCCTGACGGTGGAGACGACCGACAAATTCTGGCGCCTGGCGCTGCCGGTGGGCGCGACCAGGGACCACCCGCTGGCGAACCCGTTCGGCCCGGACAGCCCGACCCTggagccgctgccgctgccgccggcgctcgTCGTGGCGCCCGGGCGCGACGTGCTCTGCGGCCACATGCTGCGCTACGCGGCGAAGCTCAAGGAGATGGGAAAGGCCGTTGAGCTCGCCGAGTTCCCCGGGGAGCGGCATGGCTTCTCCAAAGGGCAGTGGAGCGAGGCTACAGATGAGCTGATCCAGATCTTGAAGCGGTTCGTCCGTTCGTGCACAAATGACTCTGAATGAGGTGAACCGGGTCTTGAGTTGGTGAAAATGGTGTTGGTCTTCGTGTCTGCCATTCATCTTCAAATGTAATCATGTCTTCCCTCCCAACTCCCATGAGGCCATGACTACCTCTACCTTCCTCTTTTCTGGCTTGAACAAAATCACCATCTTGCCTCAAGCCACTCTGATGCCGTCACATCTCACCTGGCTTATCCTAATTTAAACACCTAAGCAGCCCTTGATATTTCTGTGCCGGCCGTGTCTGCCACGGAACTGACGCGACCTCGCAACGTCGCAACCACATCCCACATGCCAAGACCGATGCTTGCTTGTCCGGTGTTGAGTGTGAGATGACGTGGACCATGTCCTCTACGCTTTGAGTCTTCCATTAATCCATTCAggtttcagaaagaaaaaacAACCACCCGGAGAATAATCCAGCGCTGCAGTCGTGAGTGTGCTGGCGGTGTCGCGACGTTCTTAGCCACCAGTCGTTCCAACGCCGTCGCCGATCGGCCAACCATGTCCAgcgacgccgcgccgcacgTCGTCGAGGACTTGTTCGGCGTCGTCCGGCTCCTCAGCGACGGCTCCGTCGTCCGCGGCGACGAATCCGTCCTCATGCCGGCGGGGCCGTTCCCGGACGTCCCCGGGGTTCGGTGGAAGGACGCCGTGTACGACGCCACGCGCGGCCTCAAGGTCCGCGTgtacaggccgccgccgccgggggccggTGGAGAAGAAGGTAGCAAGCTCCCCGTGCTCGTGTACTTCCATGGAGGCGGCTACTGCGTCGGCTCCTACGACCACCCCATGTTCCACTCCTGCTGCCAGCGCTTCGCCGCCGAGCTCCCCGCCGTGGTTCTCTCCGTCCAGTACCGCCTCGCCCCCGAGCACCGCCTCCCCGCGGCCGTCGAGGACGCCGCGACGTTCTTCGCGTGGCTGCGCGGGCAGGCCGACCCGTGGCTCGCCGAATCCGCCGACCTCGCCCGGACGTTCGTGTCCGGCGTGTCGGCCGGCGCGAACCTGGCCCACCACGTCGTCGTACGCCTCGCCGCGCGGCAGCTCGCGGCCGACCCGGTGCGCGTCGCCGGGTACGTCCTCTTGTCGGCGTTC contains:
- the LOC120705949 gene encoding probable carboxylesterase 15, whose translation is MSSGTAPPHVVENLHGVLQLFSDGSVVRGDESAIMPAGRFPDVPGVQWKDVVYDATRGLRARVYRPPAAAAGEGRKLPVLVYFHGGGYCLREYDQPMFHSCCQRLAAELPAVVLSAQYRRAPEHRLPAAVEDSAAFLSWLRAQGAPGAAAAEPWLAESADFARTFGTGVSAGANLAHHAVVRVASGQLVLGPARVAGYVLFSAFFGSVERVASEAAPPPEVSLTVETTDKFWRLALPVGATRDHPLANPFGPDSPTLEPLPLPPALVVAPGRDVLCGHMLRYAAKLKEMGKAVELAEFPGERHGFSKGQWSEATDELIQILKRFVRSCTNDSE
- the LOC120705950 gene encoding probable carboxylesterase 15, with the translated sequence MSSDAAPHVVEDLFGVVRLLSDGSVVRGDESVLMPAGPFPDVPGVRWKDAVYDATRGLKVRVYRPPPPGAGGEEGSKLPVLVYFHGGGYCVGSYDHPMFHSCCQRFAAELPAVVLSVQYRLAPEHRLPAAVEDAATFFAWLRGQADPWLAESADLARTFVSGVSAGANLAHHVVVRLAARQLAADPVRVAGYVLLSAFFGSVERTVTEAESPASVSLTAAVDKLWRMALPVGASRDHPLANPFGPDSPSMEPLPLPPALVVAPGLDMLRGHMRRYAARLEEMGKAVELVEFAGEQHGFSVRGWGEANDELVRILKRFVGQMK